In the genome of Apostichopus japonicus isolate 1M-3 chromosome 15, ASM3797524v1, whole genome shotgun sequence, one region contains:
- the LOC139980582 gene encoding protein HGH1 homolog: MDETVLDEFVSFLSQSAKPALREKALEYVVGLSGSEEGLRSLETRLPNIVAALLELVEDANKSFVEDVFKALINLCSYDKTAPKVTEKEAVVSKLLSTICDSSFEFANHSCTVLSNLSRNSHSCGHILACLENQKSDTGGAMINLAKLVEVFCKEGYNPKAALHPLGSVLANLTQRPEARKFILDKDQCVIQRLLPYTQYTASDVRRRGVVTALKNCCFEIDYHEWLLSDSVDILPYLLLPLAGPEQLNEDEMEGMPEDLQYLDEDKEREPDPAIRKLLIDTLTKLCTTKPGREMMKAKRAYIIMREFDKWERNEQLNDICQDLIQHLIGDEPSPGMENLEQVEIPTEMREKFDKLTAENPRVVDEDLARN; the protein is encoded by the exons ATGGATGAAACAGTCTTGGATGAATTTGTCTCATTTCTCTCCCAATCGGCCAAACCTGCACTGAGAGAGAAAGCTCTGGAATATGTGGTCGGTCTCTCGGGTTCCGAGGAAGGCTTGCGCTCACTCGAGACACGGCTGCCAAACATTGTAGCTGCTCTTCTCGAATTAGTAGAAGACGCTAATAAATCGTTTGTGGAAGATGTATTCAAAGCACTCATTAACCTATGTTCATACGACAAAACTGCACCAAAAGTTACCGAGAAGGAAGCCGTCGTATCGAAACTTCTTTCAACCATTTGTGATTCCTCGTTTGAATTTGCGAATCATTCGTGTACGGTCCTCTCCAACCTGTCACGGAATAGTCACAGTTGCGGTCACATTCTCGCTTGCTTGGAAAACCAGAAGAGTGACACCGGAGGGGCGATGATAAATTTAGCAAAGTTGGTGGAAGTCTTCTGTAAGGAAGGTTACAATCCTAAAGCGGCTCTCCATCCTCTTGGGTCCGTTTTAGCAAACTTGACGCAACGCCCCGAAGCGAGGAAATTCATTCTGGACAAAGACCAGTGCGTTATACAACGTCTTCTACCTTACACACAGTACACGGCCTCGGATGTCAGAAGGAGAGGCGTGGTGACAGCTCTTAAAAACTGCTGCTTTGAGATAG ATTATCATGAATGGCTGCTGTCAGACTCTGTAGACATCCTCCCGTACTTGCTCCTGCCTCTCGCCGGTCCCGAGCAGCTCAATGAGGATGAGATGGAGGGGATGCCTGAAGACTTACAGTATCTGGACGAGGATAAAGAGAGAGAACCGGATCCAGCTATCAGGAAACTGCTTATTGATACATTAACAAAG TTATGTACCACCAAACCAGGAAGAGAAATGATGAAAGCCAAGCGTGCCTATATCATCATGAGGGAGTTTGACAAATGGGAGAGAAATGAACAGCTAAATGATATATGCCAGGATTTGATACAACACCTGATTGGAGATGAACCTAGCCCTGGAATGGAGAACTTGGAGCAAGTCGAGATTCCTACCGAAATGAGAGAAAAGTTTGACAAGTTGACTGCTGAGAACCCAAGGGTAGTTGATGAGGATCTGGCGAGAAATTAG
- the LOC139980585 gene encoding uncharacterized protein: MAILKFLTLAIAIVCVKGQARPALQCSTEADGYETVDQLAKLATNTVDATTTVPIEVAEESVETAERSIVPAFRFIDPCPIRHEFSGIVYGVTIKNDFVLVLWPQTFHKAICRPGNDCPKCSGNCVQQYKYENALVYSSCSIRWDLIKVESGCCCHQYQRNSITYLADATI, from the exons ATG GCGATACTCAAGTTTCTCACTTTGGCGATTGCCATTGTCTGTGTCAAAGGTCAAGCCAGACCTGCTCTCCAATGTTCTACAGAAGCCGATGG TTATGAAACAGTCGATCAACTGGCTAAGTTAGCTACCAATACAGTTGACGCGACAACAACCGTACCGATCGAAGTTGCAGAAGAATCTGTAGAAACGGCTGAACGCAG TATCGTCCCAGCTTTCAGGTTTATAGATCCCTGTCCTATCAGACACGAGTTCAGCGGCATTGTCTACGGCGTTACTATCAAGAATGATTTTGTCCTTGTTCTGTGGCCACAGACTTTCCACAAGGCTATATGCAG ACCAGGTAACGATTGTCCGAAATGCAGTGGAAATTGCGTTCAACagtacaaatatgaaaatgccTTGGTGTATTCCTCGTGTTCAATCAGATGGGATCTGATCAAGGTCGAATCTGGATGTTGCTGTCACCAATACCAGCGAAACTCAATCACTTATCTCGCTGACGCAACGATCTAA
- the LOC139981455 gene encoding salivary peroxidase/catechol oxidase-like: MKPLHLIRITVVPVMVLIGCIGMTSGELMDSEYGCPMARSPYKVLAAFSRDEHSVHSIHKRQIAESRTALVHDIEALFTCPDPDLEELAAKLQAYNSIVDFRNSNIKCNESSPFRTINGECNNLMNPALGRSNTPFIRLIRANYADGVSKPREFSKTAREVSDEFVCTDSRLSKFDVTELLVHMGQFIDHDLALITTLDVGCTCEEQEGCLPIPCKPDDEVCGTRQCIRFERSVPVLSPNVDCKRRGDDLDLSRTTMNGITSFLDGSNIYGSTDERASLLRTNNNGLMLTEELSAGRIQLLPSDDGNEECEAVNNQKPCGRAGDIRAAEQPVLTALHTIFVSEHNRIARELSQINPGWDDERLYQEARKIVGGILQNIVYREWLIPVLNKDIVDKYRINILEGYAGYNATIDPSISIDFATAFFRFGHSLVPQNLRRLSRNFKGLQGVQLSNAFFNGKILRDLERGSVLSIINGALNQRLQAVDSHFSKSVHLELFQNSTFALDLIALNIQRGRDHGLPSYLDYRKFFGLSDVKSFEDLKAISRPEDVEVFKTVYSSVEEIEPFVGMLAENHLPGALVGETLANALGLQFHNLRYGDRFYFENAEKPQAFTNAQIDAIGHVLFSRVICNNIQILRIQPWVFRMKTDASLDRRLISIRPPLGLTWNSEAIDNRRVSCDDFDKIPMLDLTPWTENADILG, translated from the exons ATGAAGCCATTGCATTTGATTCG AATAACAGTTGTACCTGTCATGGTGCTGATTGGCTGTATCGGTATGACGTCAGGAGAGCTAATGG ATTCTGAATACGGATGTCCAATGGCCCGTAGTCCGTACAAAGTGTTGGCAGCCTTCTCCAGGGATGAACATAGCGTGCATAGCATACACAAGCGACAGATAGCGGAATCGAGGACCGCCTTGGTACACGACATAGAAGCACTCTTTACCTGTCCAGACCCAGATTT GGAAGAACTGGCAGCAAAATTACAAGCGTACAACAGCATCGTTGATTTCCGCAATTCCAACATCAAATGCAACGAAAGCTCACCTTTCCGCACTATTAATGGAGAATGTAATAACTTAATGAATCCTGCCCTTGGCCGTTCCAACACGCCTTTTATCCGACTGATAAGAGCAAACTACGCCGACG GTGTATCTAAGCCACGCGAATTTTCAAAGACCGCTCGTGAAGTCTCCGATGAGTTTGTATGCACTGATTCGAGACTTTCCAAGTTTGATGTGACTGAGCTCTTAGTTCACATGGGTCAGTTCATCGACCATGATTTGGCTCTTATTACGACTTTAGACG TGGGGTGCACCTGCGAAGAACAAGAAGGTTGCCTGCCGATCCCGTGCAAACCTGATGATGAGGTATGCGGCACTCGGCAATGTATTCGATTTGAGAGGTCTGTGCCTGTTTTGTCTCCTAACGTAGACTGCAAAAGACGAGGGGACGACTTGGATCTTTCACGTACGACCATGAATGGAATTACATCTTTCTTGGATGGTTCAAATATCTATGGAAGCACAGACGAAAGAGCAAGTCTGTTAAGAACAAATA ATAATGGATTAATGCTAACTGAGGAGCTGTCTGCCGGTCGTATCCAGTTATTGCCATCAGATGACGGCAACGAGGAATGCGAAGCTGTTAATAATCAGAAACCTTGTGGTAGAGCTGGCGATATCAGGGCAGCAGAACAGCCCGTGTTAACAGCCTTGCACACCATCTTCGTCAGCGAACACAATCGAATCGCACGTGAGCTCAGTCAGATCAACCCTGGATGGGATGATGAGAGGTTGTACCAAGAGGCGAGGAAAATTGTGGGAGGCATTCTGCAAAATATAGTATATAGGGAATGGCTCATTCCTGTACTTAACAAGGATATTGTAGACAAGTACAGGATCAATATACTGGAAGGGTATGCTGGATATAACGCCACC ATTGACCCATCGATAAGCATTGATTTTGCAACGGCTTTTTTTCGATTCGGCCATTCCCTTGTTCCGCAAAATCTTAGAAGGCTCTCACGAAATTTCAAAGGCCTTCAAGGGGTACAACTATCAAACGCTTTTTTCAACGGAAAGATATTGCGGGATCTTGAGAGAGGCAGTGTGCTGTCCATTATCAACGGGGCGTTGAACCAACGTTTGCAAGCGGTAGACAGCCATTTTAGCAAGTCAGTTCACCTTGAACTGTTTCAAAATTCAAC CTTTGCATTGGACCTTATCGCACTTAACATTCAACGTGGGCGGGATCATGGACTACCCAGTTACCTGGATTACAGAAAGTTCTTCGGTCTGAGCGATGTCAAATCATTTGAGGATTTAAAAGCAATCAGTCGTCCTGAGGATGTTGAAGTCTTCAAAACTGTATACAG TTCAGTCGAGGAAATCGAGCCCTTCGTCGGTATGCTTGCCGAAAATCACCTCCCAGGTGCACTGGTCGGGGAAACTCTTGCCAACGCTCTTGGGTTACAGTTTCACAACTTGAGATACGGCGATAGGTTTTACTTTGAAAACGCAGAGAAACCACAGGCGTTTACTAATG CTCAAATAGATGCCATCGGGCACGTGTTATTTTCTCGTGTAATTTGTAACAACATCCAAATTCTGAGAATCCAACCGTGGGTATTCAGAATGAAGACTGACGCTTCTTTGGACAG ACGGCTAATCTCAATTCGTCCGCCGCTGGGGCTTACTTGGAACAGCGAGGCGATCGACAACAGACGCGTGAGCTGTGACGACTTCGACAAGATTCCGATGTTAGATCTGACCCCTTGGACAGAGAACGCAGATATTCTTGGTTAA